The genomic stretch TAATACGGTACTTTCTCAGATTTGGATATACGTTACTTTCTGAATATATGACTCTTACTTCGTTGAAATGCATGATGATAATTAGCTTGAATTCTGACAACTATGTTCTAATTCTATTTCATTGCTTGTATTGTACAGTCTACACTTGCTGCAGCGAGAGCTGATAATTTTTACTACCCTCCAGAATGGGATCCTAGTCAGGTATGTGCATCTTTTTGTACGGTGTATTTATGTTTCATAAGATAAGTTCTTCAGTTTCAGTTGTTTCCTCAGCTCCTCGACATGTTTTCTTACTGCTTATTCTTCTACAGGGTTCTCTCAATAAGTTTAATGGTCAACATGCTTTAAGAGAGAGGGCAAGGAAAATAGATCAAGGCATCCTAATTATAAGGTATGTCAACTCTGGCAGACCAGTTGTTTTCTCCCATTATGCTTAACCTGACAAAATTATACTGATTATGCTCTTTAGTGAATTTTGAGTGCCAACGTCTATCATTTGGTTTAATAATACTCTTCATGATTACTGGTTACCCCTTTGGTGTTGTACTTGCTAGGTTGTTCATAATTTCATATTAGTCTTGGTTATTCTGTTCTGAAATGAAACTTGAGTTGGAGCTTCTTCCATGTACTTTGAAACCGTAAAGGAACTTCTGACAGCAGGAGGTGTCCTATGGAAAGATCTCACGTGATTCCTCTACACTGATGAATGTGATCTGAATTTTTAATACTTTTCTCACTTGCCATTTTTTAACTTACTGGGCTGCGGTTATTGTTGAGTTACTGTTAAGGAGAGGAGGGATTGGACTATGGCTTTTGTCTGGTTTAGCTGGTGCTGATTTAGTTTACTTTCCGTAGCTATACCCCACCCCTTTGAACCAAGCCTCCTTTGATCAGAAACAAGGAACTGCATGAagtcattttttttttgaattctcAGATGTGACTACATGTTTTCAAAAACCTTTATGCATTCTGTTTACTTCCCGTAATTATACCCCTACCACTCTCGCTTCATGAAGTATCTGTTAATGGAGATATGTAGTGAATAAAATAGCCTTTTAAAATGGTTATGCATTTAGTTTTCAAAATCCTTCATGCAATCTGCCTAACACTGGAGGATTTTTCAAATTACGAATATTGGCTGATGTAACCACATCTACCAACCAAAGTTTGATGATTCTTAATCGTGGAATGTATAAGTTTTGGCACTGCATGTGAACAAATTCCCTTTTAAAGGCCCGGTTGCttgttttgatgcattttttgttTTACCTGTACAGGTTTGAGATGCCTTACAATATCTGGTGTGAAGGATGTGAATCCATGATTGCAAAAGGTGTTAGGTTCAATGCAGAGAAAAAACAAGTTGGAAACTACTATTCCACCAAGGTACGTTTTCTGATGCATATTCAAGCAGCATAAcgtggttttttttttctccctcttttcctTGTTGTATATGGCCTCCTGCTTCCCATGAGAGAATGGATTAGAAACGTCTAGTAGTTTTTGTCTTGTACAGTCAACATGGTCATGTCTACTTATCCAAAGCTTTAGTTGGCTAGTCTTTTTTCTGTTTTGTTCTGTTTTCCTCCTTTCTACAAGAGTCTGGGTTAGAAAGCTTCAAAGCTTTAGGCCTAGACTTGTACAATCAACAATGGTCATGTCTACGTGTCCAAAGCTTTAGTTGCCAAAATGTAATTCAGAAATGGTCATGTCTACCCTGTAAAATATTTTGGAAATTGGAAGGTTGTTTGTCATTTTATGCTATTCCAAAATGTAATTGTATATTGTATATTGAATTTCATTTATTTGCCGGTTGCTTGTTACTCAAGTAGTTACAATTTGCTGGTTCTTTTCTACTTTTTTCGCTTTTTAACCTGACCGTGCTTGTGCTTGGTTCAGATATGGAGCTTCTCTATGAAATCTGCTTGCTGTCAGCATGAGATTGTCATAAACACTGATCCAAAAAATTGTGAATATGTAATCATCAAAGGTGCTCGAAAGAAAGTTGAAGAGTATGAAGCTGACGATGCAGAAACATTAGCTCTTCCTGCCGATGAAGGTTAGTGAGTTATCCATCTCATCCCAATCAGTGGAGTGACTCTTATTGTACCATGTACGTTGATTTTATTTGGAATTATTTTGTTACACACCTCACCAATCTTCTTATACCATTTTTTTTATCGGTTGGCAACTTGGTACTCAATGTCACTGTTTCTGTACAGTAAAAGGTAAGCTTGTGGACCCATTCTACCGCCTGGAGCATCAAGAAGAGGATctgaagaagaaaaaagaagctGAGCCAGTACTCGTGCGTCTGCAGCGTGTATCTGATGCAAGGCACGGTGATGACTATTCCGCCAATAAAGCTCTCCGCGCAAGATTAAGGGTATGATAGTAAATTCATGGCTTATTTGGTGGAACAATAATGAGTAACTTAAAACACTTGAAAACGGTCTCATGTTAGATGATGATACTAACCCTTGTAACTACACACCATATCCATATACCCCATCAACCAACTGCTTACTGTATCTCATATATGTCAAGTTTCATGGTAATATCACCGAGACAGAGTTTGTGAATAAAAAAATTTAGTCCATGACTTATTTGCCTCATCCTAATGTCATCAAAATTGTATTTCCTTATTTTCTCTTTTGTTCACAGGGTCAAAAGAAGAGAGTGGTGGAAGAGGAGAATGCTGCTAGAAGAAAAGGTCTTGCTATACGACTCTTACCACCATCAGCAGAAGATGCTGCTACAGCTTCCCATGTAAAGTTTGCTACAAAGTTCAATGAAAACAGGAAGCTAAAACGAGCGCTGATTGCTACTTCCTCTATATTCTCTGGGCCAGCAGGAGCATCCGGAAATGAGAGTAGACGTTTGGATTTGgagagaaaaaggag from Silene latifolia isolate original U9 population chromosome 2, ASM4854445v1, whole genome shotgun sequence encodes the following:
- the LOC141644041 gene encoding uncharacterized protein LOC141644041 — encoded protein: MSTLAAARADNFYYPPEWDPSQGSLNKFNGQHALRERARKIDQGILIIRFEMPYNIWCEGCESMIAKGVRFNAEKKQVGNYYSTKIWSFSMKSACCQHEIVINTDPKNCEYVIIKGARKKVEEYEADDAETLALPADEVKGKLVDPFYRLEHQEEDLKKKKEAEPVLVRLQRVSDARHGDDYSANKALRARLRGQKKRVVEEENAARRKGLAIRLLPPSAEDAATASHVKFATKFNENRKLKRALIATSSIFSGPAGASGNESRRLDLERKRRKIKAAAVSNLLTGGFKPSSWSQSSSASGKRRT